In Oenanthe melanoleuca isolate GR-GAL-2019-014 chromosome 17, OMel1.0, whole genome shotgun sequence, one genomic interval encodes:
- the C17H9orf78 gene encoding splicing factor C9orf78 homolog: protein MPGHKSFRRRREDEEEEEEDEQLAEEVRLKLEEAKEVQSLRKRPNGVSAVALLVGEKLQEEATLVDDPFKIKSGGMVDMKKLKERGKDRINEEEDLNLGTSFSAETNRRDEDADMMKYIETELKKRKGIVENEEQKVKLKNAEDSLYELPENIRVSSAKKTEEMLSNQMLSGIPEVDLGIDAKIKNIISTEEAKAKLLAEQQNKKKDSETSFVPTNMAVNYVQHNRFYHEELNAPVRRNKEEPKPRPLRVGDTERPEPERSPPNRKRPLNEKATDDYHYEKFKKMNRRY from the exons ATGCCGGGCCACAAGTCCTTCCGCCGGCGCAgggaggacgaggaggaggaggaggaggacgagcAGCTCGCCGAGGAGGTCAG gttaAAACTTGAGGAAGCCAAAGAAGTTCAGAGCCTCAGAAAACGGCCCAATGGGGTGAG TGCTGTAGCTCTACTGGTGGGAGAGAAGTTGCAAGAAGAAGCCACACTTGTG GATGACCCATTTAAGATAAAATCTGGGGGAATGGTGGACATGAAGAAGCTGAAAGAAAGAGGCAAGGACAG GATTAATGAAGAGGAAGATCTGAACTTGGGAACTTCCTTCTCAGCAGAAACCAACAGGCGGGATGAAGATGCTGACAT GATGAAATACATTGAGACTGagctgaagaagagaaagggaaTTGTGGAGAATGAAGAGCAGAAGGTGAAGCTTAAGAATGCTGAGGACTCCCTGTATGAGCTGCCAGAGAACATCCGTGTCTCCTCTGCCAAGAAGACTGAGGAGATGTTGTCCAACCAGATGCTGAGTGGCATTCCTGAAGTGGACCTGGGAATCGA tgcaaaaataaaaaacatcatCTCAACTGAAGAGGCCAAGGCCAAGCTGCTGGCAGAACAGCAGAACAAGAAGAAAGACAGTGAAACTTCCTTTGTTCCCACCAACATGGCTGTTAATTATGTCCAGCACAACAGAT TTTATCATGAGGAGCTGAATGCCCCAGTGCGAAGGAACAAGGAGGAGCCAAAGCCTCGTCCACTGCGCGTGGGGGACACGGAGAGGCCAGAACCAGAAC ggTCTCCTCCAAATCGCAAACGTCCCCTCAATGAAAAGGCCACAGATGATTATCACTATGAGAAGTTCAAGAAGATGAACAGGCGATACTGA
- the LOC130260110 gene encoding torsin-1A-like has protein sequence MRLRRGALRAALALVLLPLLTPAGAVEPISLGLAIAGAAASALTGFISYPRLYCYFRECCLHRHEQRAAAALQENLDQKLFGQHLVSKVVVKAVRGFLNNTNAKKPLALSLHGWTGTGKNFVSKIVAESIYKRGLQSKYVHQFVATLHFPHAHSINLYKDQLQSWIRGNVSICPRSLFIFDEMDKMHAGLIDSIKPFLDYYELLDGVSYRQAIFIFLSNAGAEKITEVALDFWRNGRTREDIQLTDIQNALSVSVFNNKNSGFWHSTLIDRNLIDYFIPFLPLEYRHVKMCVRVEIESRGYTVDEDIVSRIADEMTYFPREERIYSDKGCKTVDAKLDYYYDF, from the exons aTGAGGCTGCGGCGGGGCGCGCTGCGGGCGGCCCTGGCGTTGGTGCTGCTGCCGCTCCTCACGCCGGCGGGCGCCGTGGAGCCCATCAGCCTGGGACTCGCCATCGCGGGCGCCGCTGCCTCGGCCCTCACGGGCTTCATCTCCTACCCGCGGCTCTACTGCTACTTCAGGGAGTGCTGCCTGCACCGGCACGAGCAGCGCGCGGCCGCCG ctctgcaggagaacTTGGACCAGAAGCTGTTCGGACAGCACTTGGTGAGCAAGGTGGTTGTAAAAGCCGTGAGGGGCTTCTTGAACAATACCAACGCCAAAAAGCCTCTCGCGCTTTCCTTGCACGGCTGGACTGGAACAGGCAAAAACTTTGTCAGTAAGATCGTCGCCGAAAGCATTTATAAAAGAGGGCTGCAGAGTAAATATGTCCATCAGTTCGTGGCAACTTTACACTTTCCTCACGCTCACAGCATCAATCTGTACAAG GACCAGTTGCAGTCGTGGATTCGGGGAAATGTGAGCATCTGTCCCAGGTCACTCTTTATATTTGATGAGATGGATAAAATGCATGCAGGACTCATTGATTCAATCAAACCCTTCCTGGACTACTATGAGCTGCTGGATGGGGTGTCCTACAGACAAGCCATCTTCATTTTCCTCAG CAATGCAGGAGCTGAAAAGATAACAGAAGTAGCACTAGATTTCTGGAGAAATGGGAGGACAAGGGAAGATATCCAGCTCACAGATATCCAAAATGCACTCTCTGTGTCTGTCTTCAACAATAAAAATA GTGGATTTTGGCACAGCACCTTGATTGACAGAAACCTCATTGActactttattcctttcctgCCTCTGGAATACAGACATGTGAAAATGTGTGTCAGGGTTGAGATTGAGTCACGTGGCTACACTGTGGATGAAGACATTGTGAGCAGGATAGCTGATGAGATGACCTACTTCCCCAGAGAGGAGAGAATCTATTCAGATAAAGGATGTAAAACTGTGGATGCAAAGCTGGATTATTATTATGACTTCTAA